In one Brienomyrus brachyistius isolate T26 chromosome 12, BBRACH_0.4, whole genome shotgun sequence genomic region, the following are encoded:
- the LOC125704463 gene encoding interferon-induced very large GTPase 1-like isoform X1: MESSLENKSGTKQKRNESFEETQKNLRKALDELKNLLKEGKDQNDPVVKSAEDRIRVALDVPKENWAHGQTLKDLIENIYSKLNALESSSFPLENISVEDVLKSASGGLCLQGVYKTGNLDDLLEKRQQLIEIPESFSLCGPEQSVMFEQKEFSSHKSESVFQKAMERLGFSLTTALNVGFWGFGLENTTNVKKSHEEEKSNVQSSEQSHVYCIKYNYVPLASSFLNKEKLKLLDGAIQELKSIETILLNSNDQEVLTRRIVNFFKRFGSHVNQGPIHFGGVFWWRASAEGFKTSELSEVKSLTSDALNVYVGAAYNGPSLNFSAGVTTTSTQLKAALQRNYNEALMSQVCLSIQKTGGPAHIDDHFQWKSHLVTNNKTWSVIDRGTTFVPVWEIIMAAHSDVFQDAYRLATCLRKIFSDVTNQSMEQMWGENVLAAVANARKMIQSVKDWTTSESEMHLTELLDLKTKLRNGTGSDNIWVETCLSDPTLQDFLLAIVTANKNEQAGYLRFLMRDLLEPHDAVKNFSDKSEVMKWAYQPEENVSTHIAVSDIPELIKILKQNKDELEGHCTFSSSEHRSSRVKATCTVSNSLNSLCQTLSVQREYEAELLVLSSIDALGYCCENKTFNHLLDWNEISFLQNEIERSYKEFCSLKEQSASKAQAYVFLKVMTLSKDEEYISSEKIEARLKLIKSHLKDTISNAIELLVEKYHGNWNLLEEKLNSFIRESNLKEENTTGEDTASLLGSLPANQVSLSEDTTDFKNLPANQIEMNNSTNLLKKLGLSDLFPKKIKLNDILVIDSLSLCLNEPDTVEDLKSQYLYKLMILDYNVRYLSFKPVETDLPLEDDGTALDDFDDLFNTEGEPTREADLADTESHVHPMDIHMAIFHCANEFLRQYMYTKLSACQFALPFLVPKPCTQDLEFPLWPLRHIKKSWKSMTNSSADNPGKYQARQMFSTPVPVVSFLRLGSSLTSKSQILNSVISKQRHSVFFNRHCKGSASSSMLMNGVVEIAWYCPGGKKDDIFDDCIAFLNLHGDAKDHQQQLQFLQAVSTVNVLLLSEQPQTEETKTICQNLSKFSTPLICLFSGSERVQASKNPLIVKLAAKNRNEAKLTEELITNIKQCIRKYNKKQSIENCSNEARKLKFKVDEDKQSFKDGHALAQTLVCLLTEKHISDIKKEFLPLHGELWHKWCLKNKQQYRLSCKTNETIEQQKSLILSDMEATRNKQREITLSHNDFMRSFLVCLTSNDHSEDTKFYMLQWLRVLLDELSSDHLARLEENYHSTWSQMRNVPKTKEKAEELDKFRKQINSISEKMAASTIGLQHIMREVGQMHECSVKQSVGALPAIGAEMLISGYPLELMDGDESHVPLIWVQAVLQSLIDKLGDKKVYVLSILGLQSSGKSTLLNTMFGLQFTVSAGRCTRGAFMQMIKVDENIREELGFDFLLVVDTEGLRSPELSTNTSLNHDNELATFIIGIGDMTVINIMGENPSEMHEILQICVQAFLRMKRVEIKPSCIFVHQNVAEASAGDKNMEGRRRLQEKLDDMAQTAAKGEGIDDVYSFSDVIQFDLESQVFYFKNLLEGDPPMAPPNPSYSQNVQDLKTKLLSVAKWRTGFRFPSLSEFIVRVKDLWNALLQENFVFSFRNTLEIMVYSSLEEKYAQWSWKLRKCSLETQTKLKNQIGSNQIVDVNTTDLISDFDEVYTALKRETEAHFKEEKHAEILIKWKENVKNRLESLKNELIEETLKQCKMLTENKRSMSELEQKKSHYEKNLMQKSKTMATSLKDKRLTDKQVEEEFRSLWVQWIAEIAKDQLPDKPVHIRAIVEKILYSHFQKQADIMNKIQTISENGMFKFTKKKHINQSLMEAGVEWVKEKFGKGNLQQFAENLPQNVNHMVDEYIRNKELEMTDFNENFIFEILKNVERHIQECERNEHVKVTYEYRVDLSVSICLSSVKRFQQMHESFKKANDPVTYLQSKREQYSEMFKNYCKGANSVTIFAEFLFKNILPAVEEAIYNKTKVKIADNMKCNNTAMSGNRCNLENHILRHLAIQKNFEFYKEYIHNPKLYFKRFIGDHVETFCEDYKKLKEMFHGNLEKIKLHILHTSTEVSEEVNLKKGNASMWLNHFCAKLGDHMVIKRESLTSIQDEDISDTKFLKEMMAKYLEEVVKSENMESVDASSQHLRLLKQEITEILFNQLEGCWAQCPFCKAICTNTIVNHSGDHRVQFHRSGALGSWHYHETDELSIDFCSTKVCSDRSFLSHSSGKWIPYKSYRDAGDPYDNWSITADGSTQGYWRWFICRFQKEWEDRCGLKFKGRGAIPDSWREITEESVLEELNIRE, translated from the coding sequence ATGGAATCATCTCTAGAAAATAAAAGtggaacaaaacagaagagAAATGAATCATTTGAGGAGACACAGAAGAATCTGAGGAAAGCTCTAGATGAGCTTAAGAACCTGTTAAAGGAAGGCAAAGATCAAAATGATCCTGTGGTGAAAAGCGCTGAGGATCGGATCCGAGTAGCATTGGATGTCCCAAAGGAAAATTGGGCTCATGGTCAAACTTTGAAAGATCTCATAGAGAATATTTATAGTAAGCTTAATGCTTTGGAAAGCTCATCATTCCCACTAGAGAACATTTCAGTTGAGGATGTTCTGAAAAGTGCATCTGGAGGTTTGTGTCTCCAAGGTGTTTACAAAACTGGGAATTTGGACGACCTGCTAGAAAAGAGACAGCAGCTCATTGAGATCCCTGAATCTTTCTCACTTTGTGGGCCTGAGCAGAGTGTAATGTTTGAACAGAAAGAATTTTCATCCCACAAGTCAGAGTCAGTTTTTCAAAAGGCCATGGAAAGACTGGGCTTCAGTTTAACTACTGCTTTGAATGTTGGATTTTGGGGCTTCGGGCTTGAAAATACAACAAATGTGAAGAAGTCTCATGAAGAAGAAAAGTCAAATGTACAGTCATCTGAACAGTCTCATGTATATTGCATAAAGTACAACTATGTGCCTTTGGCTTCCAGCTTCTTAAACAAAGAGAAACTGAAATTGCTTGATGGAGCCATTCAGGAACTAAAATCAATTGAAACAATCCTTTTAAATTCAAATGATCAAGAAGTGCTCACACGCAGAAttgtaaatttttttaaaagatttGGCTCACATGTGAATCAGGGCCCTATACATTTTGGGGGAGTATTCTGGTGGAGAGCATCTGCTGAAGGCTTTAAAACTAGTGAGCTTTCAGAGGTGAAGAGCTTAACATCAGATGCCCTAAATGTGTATGTTGGTGCAGCATATAATGGTCCTTCACTGAACTTCTCAGCTGGAGTAACAACAACATCTACACAGCTGAAAGCTGCTCTTCAAAGAAATTACAATGAAGCCCTCATGAGTCAAGTATGCTTATCAATACAAAAGACTGGTGGTCCAGCTCATATTGATGACCACTTTCAGTGGAAGTCACATCTTGTCACCAACAACAAAACCTGGAGTGTAATTGACAGGGGAACCACCTTTGTTCCAGTATGGGAGATAATAATGGCAGCTCACAGTGATGTCTTCCAAGATGCATACAGGTTAGCAACTTGTTTAAGGAAGATATTCAGTGATGTTACAAATCAAAGTATGGAACAAATGTGGGGTGAAAATGTTCTGGCTGCTGTTGCAAATGCAAGGAAAATGATTCAATCTGTTAAGGACTGGACAACCTCAGAAAGTGAAATGCATTTGACAGAATTGTtagatttaaaaaccaagttgAGAAATGGGACGGGGTCTGACAACATTTGGGTTGAAACGTGCCTCTCAGATCCAACACTTCAAGATTTCTTGTTAGCCATTGTTACAGCAAACAAAAATGAACAAGCTGGATATCTTAGATTTTTGATGCGTGATCTTCTAGAACCTCACGATGCAGTGAAAAACTTCTCAGACAAAAGTGAAGTAATGAAGTGGGCATATCAACCTGAGGAAAATGTAAGCACACATATTGCAGTGTCAGATATTCCCGAACTAATAAAGATCCTCAAACAAAACAAAGACGAATTAGAAGGTCATTGCACCTTCAGTTCCAGTGAACACCGTTCATCCAGAGTAAAAGCCACATGCACTGTTAGCAACTCACTGAACTCTTTGTGTCAAACCCTAAGTGTCCAACGAGAATATGAAGCTGAACTCTTGGTTCTGTCCAGTATTGATGCTTTGGGATACTGCTGTGAGAACAAGACATTTAATCATCTTCTGGATTGGAATGAAATCAGCTTCTTGCAAAATGAGATAGAAAGATCTTACAAGGAATTTTGCTCTCTGAAAGAGCAAAGCGCATCAAAAGCTCAAGCCTACGTGTTTCTGAAAGTGATGACTTTATCCAAAGATGAAGAATATATTTCCTCTGAGAAAATAGAAGCACGGTTGAAGTTAATTAAATCTCACCTGAAAGACACCATTTCAAATGCAATtgaattactggttgaaaaatatCATGGTAACTGGAATCTCCTTGAAGAAAAGTTGAATTCATTTATAAGAGAATCAAACTTGAAAGAAGAAAATACAACTGGAGAGGATACAGCATCACTGCTGGGTAGTTTACCAGCAAACCAAGTGTCTTTATCTGAGGACACAACCGATTTTAAGAATTTACCAGCTAACCAAATAGAAATGAACAACTCTACCAATTTACTCAAAAAACTTGgcctcagtgacctttttccaaAAAAGATTAAACTGAATGATATTCTTGTTATTGACAGTTTGTCTCTGTGCCTAAATGaaccagatacagtggaagatcTAAAGAGTCAATATCTTTATAAGCTCATGATTTTAGATTACAATGTCAGATATCTCTCTTTTAAACCAGTAGAAACTGATCTACCTCTCGAAGATGATGGCACAGCCTTGGATGATTTTGATGATTTGTTCAATACAGAAGGAGAACCAACCAGAGAAGCAGATCTGGCAGACACAGAGTCACACGTCCATCCCATGGATATCCACATGGCGATCTTCCACTGTGCCAACGAGTTTCTGAGACAGTACATGTACACAAAACTCTCTGCCTGCCAGTTTGCACTACCTTTCTTAGTTCCCAAACCATGTACACAAGACCTGGAGTTCCCTCTTTGGCCTTTACGGCACATCAAAAAATCATGGAAAAGTATGACAAACTCAAGCGCAGACAACCCtggaaaataccaagccagacAAATGTTTAGCACACCGGTGCCAGTTGTCTCTTTCTTAAGGTTGGGGAGCTCTTTGACCTCCAAATCTCAAATTCTGAATTCTGTCATTAGCAAACAGAGACACAGTGTGTTTTTCAATCGGCATTGTAAAGGCAGTGCTTCAAGCAGCATGCTTATGAATGGGGTTGTCGAGATCGCCTGGTACTGTCCAGGAGGAAAGAAAGATGACATATTTGATGACTGTATTGCGTTTCTAAACCTTCATGGTGACGCAAAAGACCATCAACAGCAACTTCAATTTCTGCAGGCAGTAAGTACAGTGAATGTGCTTCTACTGTCCGAACAGCCACAGACTGAAGAAACAAAAACAATTTGTCAAAATCTCTCAAAGTTTTCTACCCCATTGATCTGCCTATTTTCTGGAAGTGAAAGGGTTCAGGCTTCAAAAAATCCACTCATAGTGAAACTAGCTGCCAAGAACAGGAATGAAGCAAAGTTAACAGAGGAACTCATAACCAATATCAAGCAATGCATTAGAAAATATAACAAGAAACAGAGCATTGAAAACTGTTCTAATGAAGCAAGAAAACTAAAGTTCAAAGTTGACGAAGACAAGCAGTCATTCAAAGATGGACATGCACTGGCACAGACTTTAGTCTGTTTGTTGacggaaaaacacatttcagaTATCAAAAAGGAGTTTTTGCCTCTCCATGGTGAACTGTGGCATAAGTGGTGCTTGAAAAATAAGCAGCAGTATCGCCTGAGCTGCAAGACCAATGAAACCATTGAACAACAAAAAAGTCTGATTCTAAGTGACATGGAAGCCACACGTAATAAACAGAGGGAAATAACTTTGTCACACAATGATTTCATGAGATCATTCTTGGTCTGTTTAACATCAAATGATCATTCAGAAGATACAAAATTCTACATGCTGCAATGGCTCAGAGTTTTGCTTGATGAGTTATCGTCTGACCACCTTGCAAGACTTGAGGAGAATTACCACTCAACCTGGTCCCAAATGAGAAACGTCCCCAAAACTAAGGAGAAAGCAGAAGAACTTGATAAGTTcagaaaacagattaattccatATCTGAAAAGATGGCTGCGAGTACAATTGGATTACAGCACATTATGAGAGAGGTCGGTCAGATGCATGAATGTTCTGTTAAACAGTCTGTTGGTGCTCTCCCTGCAATAGGAGCTGAAATGCTAATTTCAGGATACCCACTAGAGCTGATGGATGGGGATGAATCACATGTACCCCTTATTTGGGTACAAGCTGTCCTGCAGAGTCTCATTGATAAGCTTGGGGACAAAAAGGTGTATGTGCTGTCTATCTTGGGACTTCAAAGCTCAGGTAAATCAACCTTGCTGAATACTATGTTTGGCCTTCAGTTCACTGTAAGTGCAGGGAGGTGTACGCGCGGTGCTTTTATGCAGATGATAAAGGTGGATGAGAATATCAGAGAGGAATTGGGCTTTGATTTTTTACTGGTTGTTGACACCGAAGGTCTTCGCTCTCCTGAGCTCAGCACAAACACATCACTGAATCATGATAATGAACTTGCCACGTTCATCATTGGAATTGGTGACATGACTGTCATCAACATCATGGGAGAAAATCCATCAGAGATGCATGAGATCCTACAGATTTGTGTGCAGGCTTTCTTAAGGATGAAACGGGTTGAAATCAAACCAAGCTGCATATTTGTGCACCAGAATGTAGCAGAAGCATCAGCTGGTGATAAAAACATGGAGGGGAGGAGGCGCCTTCAGGAGAAGCTGGATGACATGGCTCAGACTGCAGCAAAAGGGGAGGGCATTGACGATGTTTACAGCTTCAGTGATGTAATACAGTTTGATTTGGAATCTCAAGTGTTTTACTTTAAAAATCTTCTGGAGGGGGATCCACCTATGGCTCCCCCAAATCCATCCTACAGCCAAAATGTTCAGGACCTGAAAACTAAGCTGCTTTCAGTGGCAAAGTGGCGGACAGGTTTTCGATTTCCGTCATTGTCAGAATTCATCGTAAGAGTTAAAGACCTCTGGAATGCACTTTTGCAGGAAAATTTTGTTTTCAGCTTCAGAAATACATTAGAAATTATGGTGTACAGCAGCTTAGAAGAGAAGTATGCTCAGTGGTCATGGAAGTTAAGAAAATGTTCTTTGGAAACACAGACCAAGTTGAAAAACCAAATTGGAAGCAACCAAATTGTGGATGTCAATACCACAGATCTGATCTCTGACTTTGATGAAGTTTATACTGCATTGAAAAGGGAGACTGAGGCACAtttcaaagaagaaaaacatgctgaaatCCTTATTAAATGGaaagagaatgttaaaaaccgacTTGAGAGCCTGAAGAATGAACTCATTGAAGAAACtctaaaacaatgcaaaatgttaaCTGAAAATAAGAGAAGTATGTCAGAACTGGAGcagaaaaaatcacattatgaaAAAAATCTAATGCAAAAAAGCAAAACCATGGCAACTTCTCTGAAGGACAAGAGGCTCACTGATAAACAAGTGGAGGAAGAATTCAGGTCACTCTGGGTTCAGTGGATAGCTGAAATAGCAAAAGATCAGCTGCCTGATAAGCCAGTGCACATAAGAGCTATAGTGGAGAAGATTCTGTACTCTCACTTCCAAAAACAGGCAGACATCATGAACAAGATTCAAACGATATCTGAAAATGGAATGTTtaaatttacaaagaaaaaacatATCAACCAGTCTTTGATGGAAGCAGGTGTAGAATGGGTTAAAGAAAAATTTGGAAAGGGGAATCTCCAACAGTTTGCTGAAAATCTCCCCCAAAACGTGAATCACATGGTTGATGAATACATTAGGAACAAAGAATTGGAAATGACAGATTTCAATGAAAATTTCATATTTGAAATACTAAAAAATGTTGAAAGACATATTCAGGAATGTGAGCGCAATGAACATGTGAAAGTCACATATGAATACAGAGTTGACTTGTCAGTTTCTATTTGCCTCAGTTCTGTCAAGAGGTTTCAACAAATGCACGAATCATTCAAGAAAGCTAATGACCCGGTAACCTACCTGCAAAGTAAAAGAGAACAGTACTCTGAAATGTTCAAAAACTATTGCAAAGGAGCCAACTCAGTGACAATATTTGCTGAATTTTTATTCAAAAACATTCTGCCTGCAGTTGAAGAGGCAATATACAATAAAACTAAGGTGAAAATCGCTGATAATATGAAATGCAACAACACAGCAATGAGTGGCAACAGATGCAACCTTGAAAATCATATACTGAGACATCTTGCAATTCAGAAGAATTTTGAGTTCTACAAAGAATACATTCACAACCCAAAGTTGTATTTTAAAAGGTTTATTGGTGACCATGTAGAAACATTTTGCGAAGACTACAAAAAACTAAAGGAGATGTTTCATGGAAATctagaaaaaataaaattacacatTTTACACACCAGCACAGAGGTATCTGAGGAAGTGAACCTGAAGAAGGGCAATGCATCCATGTGGCTCAATCATTTCTGTGCAAAACTTGGGGACCACATGGTCATAAAGAGGGAGAGTCTGACAAGCATTCAAGATGAAGACATTAGTGACACAAAGTTTCTGAAAGAGATGATGGCCAAGTATCTTGAAGAGGTGGTTAAAAGTGAAAATATGGAAAGTGTTGATGCATCTTCCCAGCATTTACGCCTCTTAAAGCAGGAAATAACAGAGATTCTTTTTAATCAGCTTGAAGGATGTTGGGCTCAGTGCCCTTTCTGCAAGGCCATCTGCACAAATACTATAGTTAACCATAGTGGTGACCACAGGGTTCAGTTTCACCGGTCCGGTGCTCTAGGTTCCTGGCATTATCATGAAACAGATGAATTATCAATTGATTTTTGctcaaccaaggtatgcagtgATCGTTCATTCTTGAGTCATTCCAGTGGAAAGTGGATCCCCTATAAGTCCTACAGAGATGCTGGTGACCCTTATGATAATTGGAGCATCACCGCAGATGGGAGCACACAGGGTTACTGGAGATGGTTTATTTGCAGGTTTCAGAAGGAGTGGGAGGACAGATGTGGATTAAAATTTAAAGGCAGAGGTGCGATTCCTGACAGCTGGAGAGAAATCACAGAGGAATCAGTGCTGGAGGAATTAAACATAAGAGAATAA